In Paenibacillus sonchi, the genomic stretch GCAGCACCGGCTGCACCTGTCGCCGCGCGAGCTGCTGATAACCTCGGGGGCTCAGCAGGCGATCAATCTGATCGCAGGCATTGTGCTGGGTCCGCTGGATACGGTGCTGGTTGAGCGGCCGACGTACAGCGTGGCGATGGATATTTTCCGTCGTCTGGGGGCACGGCTGGTGCCGGTGGAAATTACTCCGGAGGGCTATGATCTGCAGCAGGTCGAGGAGCTGATGCGCAGGCACCGGCCGCGGATGTTCTACATGAACCCGACGCATCACAATCCTACTGGCTTTACCGTTCCGGCGCGGCAGCGCAAGCTCCTGATTGAGCTGGCGGAGCGCTACCGTTGTCTGCTCGTGGAGGACGACCCGTTCCGCGATATGTACTTCGCGGAGCCGCCGCCGCCCCCGTTTTTTGCCTATGATACGGAAGGCTGGGTAATCTACATCAGCAGCTTCAGCAAATATGTGGCCCCGGGCCTGCGGATCTGCGCCGTAGGGTGCCGCTATCCGTTCATGGAACAGCTGATTACCGCCAAATCGCTGGCAGACAACGGTACGCCGATTTTGAACCAGAAAATCTTTCTGCACTACTACACCTCGCCGCGTCTGCAGCAGCATCTCGGGAAGCTGCGGATTGCGCTCCAGGTGCACAAGGAGATCATGGAGGAGGAGCTGGCCGCCACCGGGTGGGAATGGACGCCTCCGCAGGGCGGGCTGAATCTCTGGGTGAAGCTGCCGGAGCCGGTCTCCGTGTCTGCACTGTTTGCGCGCGCTATGGAGCAGT encodes the following:
- a CDS encoding PLP-dependent aminotransferase family protein; this encodes MKKAAGTEQSHPLFRKVYQYMYNRMERGEWKAHDKLPSIRLLAEELKVHRLTVFKAYRELTEDGRVYVKDKSGYYMSPVSSPTKESAEGDGAAISSYMLANPMSDIQRMQVSYQFSQALIDPGLLPNLFLSDYVKKVFDLYPKVMGTYSSVQGDEELRGTLSRHFREQHRLHLSPRELLITSGAQQAINLIAGIVLGPLDTVLVERPTYSVAMDIFRRLGARLVPVEITPEGYDLQQVEELMRRHRPRMFYMNPTHHNPTGFTVPARQRKLLIELAERYRCLLVEDDPFRDMYFAEPPPPPFFAYDTEGWVIYISSFSKYVAPGLRICAVGCRYPFMEQLITAKSLADNGTPILNQKIFLHYYTSPRLQQHLGKLRIALQVHKEIMEEELAATGWEWTPPQGGLNLWVKLPEPVSVSALFARAMEQSISFVPGEILDPLGEMKSWLRLSYSFASEGMLREGIRRLAALAREL